Genomic segment of Xanthomonas sp. DAR 35659:
CTGTTCCTGGGTCAGGCCGGCGGCTTTCCTGGCTTCGCGCAAACGGTCGCCGAAGCTTTTCATCGCGGTGGCCTTGCGGAGACGGGGGTTTACCAAGATATGGAGCATCCGTCACCTTGTCGTACAGGCATGCTTGACTCTAGATGTTCGGAAATTCGATACTTTGGCGGTGCGGGACGCGCCGACGCGTGAGGACGCGCACGCCGGACAAGGACGACCGAGGAGTGCATGGTGTTTGGCCCGATCTCCATTGCCGTTGCAACGACGGTGCAGGGCGGCGCTGCGGCGTGGCGCGTCGTTGCCGCGATCGGCCATGGCCGCGACGCCGCGGCGGGAAACGGCACATGGCGACTTACGAAGTGAAACTCAGGCGCGTGGCGCAGCTGGAGCCGGCCCTGTACGTGCTGGTCCATGCCGCCAACGCCTACATCGCCGCGCGCGCCGCCGAGCGGCACAACCCGGGCTACCGTGCGTACATGGTCGCGGTGTGGGTGGATGGCGTGCGTGTGGACATCGGCGCGTTCCGGCCACCGGATCGCTGAGTGCGCGCTGCGGCGAAGCGGGCCGATGGCGGCGGGGTGGCGGCCGACTCTCGGCGCTGCCGCGATGCTTGCGCATCGCAACTTGCGCAGGCGATGCCGGGCGTCGCGCCGTGCGCGGCGCGGCGCGGCGCGGGCAACAAAAAACCCGCCGCAGCGGGTTTTCTCAACTCTGCCGACCTGTCGGTCGTGGTGCCCAGGAGAGGACTCGAACCTCCACGGTTTTACCCGCTAGTACCTGAAACTAGTGCGTCTACCAATTCCGCCACCTGGGCAACTCAGGCGCGGAATTCTGCTGGCGGCAACGGGGGCTGTCAAGCGCTTCTTGCCGTCCGTCGCCGGCGTGGCAGCAGCGGGCGGGGGACGGAGAGCGCCATGTCGTGCATGGGGTCGGCTCGCGTCGCCGCAGCGGTGTCATGCACGGTGCGAGCTGATGGCATGCTGTGCGCTACCTGCATGGTCAAGGAGCATCGGGATGGCCAGGACATCGAAGAAGCGCTGGCGGGCGATATTGGGCATGCTCGGACTTGCGGTGACGCAGTTCGCTGCTGCCCGTCCTCCTGCCACGCTGGACGACGTTGCGTTTCTCGCCGGATGCTGGGAGGGAAGTACCGGCGACGGCGGCTCGATGCGTGAGACCTATACGTCGCCTCGCGCCGGCATGATGCTCGGCAACAGCCAGACGGTCCGTGGCGACCGGACGGAATTCTTCGAATTCATCCAGCTTGTTCAGACCGCCGACGGCGTCGTGTACCGGCCGATGCCCAATGCCAGTAGCGCGGCGAGCTTTTCGCTGGTTGCGGCGTCCGACCAGGACGCGGTCTTCGAGAACGCCGCCAATG
This window contains:
- a CDS encoding DUF6265 family protein, whose translation is MARTSKKRWRAILGMLGLAVTQFAAARPPATLDDVAFLAGCWEGSTGDGGSMRETYTSPRAGMMLGNSQTVRGDRTEFFEFIQLVQTADGVVYRPMPNASSAASFSLVAASDQDAVFENAANDFPQRIAYRYDGERTLLARIEMLNGDKRQSFAMKAVPCGGEAQRKALR